One Bos taurus isolate L1 Dominette 01449 registration number 42190680 breed Hereford chromosome 14, ARS-UCD2.0, whole genome shotgun sequence genomic region harbors:
- the LOC616400 gene encoding LOW QUALITY PROTEIN: poly(A) polymerase alpha-like (The sequence of the model RefSeq protein was modified relative to this genomic sequence to represent the inferred CDS: inserted 1 base in 1 codon), which yields MTTKPSPGTPYGLLLLAAFFGSCPGRQRRRLQQTRPPQKHYGITSPISLAAPKETDCLLTQKLVETLKPFGVFEEEEELQRRILIWGKLNNLVNEWIQEISESKNLPPSVTENVGGKIFTFGSYRLGVHTKGADIDALCVAPRHVDRSDFFTSFYDKLKLQEEVKGLRAVEEAFVPLIKLCFDGIEIDILFARLALQTIPEDLDLRDDSLLKNLDIRCIRSLNGCRVTDEILHLVPNIDNFRLTLRAIKLWAKRHNIYSNILGFLGGISWXVLVARTCQLYPNAIASTLVHKFFLVFSKWEWPNPVLLKQPEECNRNLPVWDPRVSVLFFPLQIRTVQ from the exons ATGACAACAAAGCCTTCTCCTGGAACACCGTATGGGCTGCTTTTGCTAGCAGCCTTCTT TGGATCATGCCCagggcggcagcggcggcggttGCAGCAAACACGGCCGCCACAGAAGCACTATGGCATTACTTCTCCCATCAGCTTAGCAGCCCCCAAGGAGACTGACTGCCTACTCACACAGAAGCTAGTTGAGACTCTGAAGCCCTTTGGGGTTtttgaagaggaagaggaactgCAGCGCAGGATTTTAATTTGGGGAAAATTAAATAACCTGGTAAACGAGTGGATACAAGAAATCAGTGAAAGCAAGAATCTTCCACCATCTGTAACTGAAAATGTTGGTGGGAAAATTTTTACATTTGGATCTTATAGATTAGGAGTACATACAAAAGGTGCTGATATTGATGCACTGTGTGTTGCACCGAGACATGTTGATCGAAGTGATTTTTTCACCTCATTCTATGATAAGTTGAAATTACAGGAAGAAGTAAAAGGTTTAAGAGCTGTTGAAGAGGCATTTGTACCACTTATCAAACTGTGTTTTGATGGGATAGAGATTGATATTTTGTTTGCAAGATTAGCACTGCAGACTATTCCAGAAGACTTGGACTTAAGAGATGACAGTCTGCTTAAAAATTTAGATATAAGATGTATAAGAAGTCTTAACGGTTGCAGGGTAACCGATGAAATTTTACATCTAGTACCAAACATTGACAACTTCAGGTTAACCCTGAGAGCTATCAAACTGTGGGCCAAACGCCACAACATCTATTCCAATATATTAGGTTTCCTCGGTGGTATTTCCT CTGTGCTAGTAGCAAGAACTTGCCAGCTTTATCCAAATGCAATAGCATCAACTCTTGTACACAAATTTTTCTTGGTATTTTCTAAATGGGAATGGCCAAATCCAGTCCTATTGAAACAGCCTGAAGAATGCAATCGTAATTTGCCTGTATGGGACCCAAGGGTTAGTGTATTATTTTTTCCCCTACAAATTCGCACTGTGCAATAA